In one Nostoc sp. KVJ3 genomic region, the following are encoded:
- a CDS encoding glycosyltransferase family 2 protein — MQTPVTFIIFKRPQKTEKVFEAIRQAKPKKLFVIADGPRTDREGEVEKCEQARAIIERVDWECEVIKNYSDINLGCAKRVSSGLDWVFNNVEETIILEDDCIPHSTFFRFSGELLEKYRNDTRIATISAQNVQFGRKRTNYSYYFSRYNHCWGWASWRRAWQHYDLTIKLWKEVQAENILHDILADAKAVNYWQRIFQSVYNNPTGITWDYQWTFACWMQGSLSIIPNVNLISNVGVGADATHFTSNQEFSFINMSMEAMEFPLKHPPFIVRNIEADIFTQKTVYKATALDIFKEELKKKLNYSIVKK, encoded by the coding sequence ATGCAAACACCAGTAACTTTTATTATTTTCAAGCGCCCACAAAAAACAGAGAAAGTTTTTGAAGCTATTCGCCAAGCGAAGCCAAAAAAACTTTTTGTAATTGCAGATGGCCCCCGCACCGACCGCGAAGGTGAGGTAGAAAAATGTGAACAAGCGAGGGCAATCATTGAGAGAGTTGATTGGGAATGTGAAGTTATCAAGAATTATTCTGATATCAATTTAGGTTGTGCGAAAAGAGTATCTAGTGGTTTAGATTGGGTATTTAATAATGTTGAAGAGACAATTATTTTAGAAGATGATTGTATTCCTCACTCGACTTTTTTCAGATTTAGTGGAGAACTGCTAGAAAAATATAGAAACGATACTAGAATTGCAACAATTTCTGCCCAAAATGTTCAATTCGGACGAAAACGCACAAATTATAGTTACTATTTTTCTCGTTATAACCACTGCTGGGGTTGGGCAAGTTGGAGACGTGCTTGGCAACATTATGATTTGACTATCAAACTTTGGAAAGAGGTGCAAGCAGAAAATATTTTACATGATATTCTTGCAGACGCGAAAGCAGTAAATTATTGGCAGCGAATATTTCAGTCTGTTTATAACAATCCTACAGGTATAACCTGGGATTATCAATGGACATTTGCTTGCTGGATGCAAGGGAGTTTAAGCATTATTCCCAATGTCAATTTAATTTCTAATGTTGGTGTTGGTGCAGATGCAACTCATTTCACTTCCAATCAAGAATTTTCATTTATCAATATGTCTATGGAAGCAATGGAATTTCCATTAAAGCATCCACCGTTTATTGTGAGGAATATAGAGGCAGATATTTTTACCCAGAAAACAGTCTATAAAGCAACTGCATTGGATATTTTTAAAGAAGAATTGAAGAAAAAATTAAATTACTCAATAGTCAAAAAATAG
- a CDS encoding flippase: MLSKLRLKSLSQFKSRSGLRAIIANTGWLFADRILRMGASLVVGVWVARYLGVQQYGLFNYALAFVSLFSPVFTLGLDDVVVRHIVRQSSDKEEILGTTFWLKLLGGIASVLLAVSSMFFLGEHETLKIWLVAILAMVGIFRAADTIELWFQSQVQSKYSVIARNIAFLLNTLIKIALILTKAPLLAFAWVTLAEFVMSGIGLLIVYQVRGASVLSWRWSFSAAKTLLKESLPLIFSGFAIMIFMRIDQVMLGQLIGNSEVGIYSAAVRVSEIWYFIPAAIVSSVAPSIYAAKEKSESLYYQRIGQLLRLLTCISFAIALPMTFLSERIIMMMFGSGYAQAGPILAVHIWTSLFVFMGLATSPWFIAEGLNHVSLGKTLFGAILNIFLNFFLIPKYGGLGAAIATIISQASAAFLCNAFDKRTQKIFNIQLRSLLLFYKT; encoded by the coding sequence ATGCTAAGTAAATTAAGACTTAAAAGCCTATCGCAATTTAAATCTCGTTCTGGGCTACGTGCAATTATTGCTAATACAGGTTGGTTGTTTGCCGATCGCATTCTCCGTATGGGTGCAAGCTTGGTAGTAGGAGTATGGGTAGCACGTTATTTAGGAGTGCAGCAGTATGGTCTCTTTAACTATGCTTTAGCCTTTGTTAGCTTATTTAGTCCAGTTTTTACTTTAGGACTAGATGATGTTGTAGTTCGCCATATTGTCCGTCAATCATCAGACAAAGAGGAAATTTTAGGAACGACTTTTTGGCTAAAATTGCTAGGTGGAATTGCTTCTGTCTTATTAGCAGTTAGCAGTATGTTTTTCTTAGGTGAGCATGAAACACTGAAGATATGGCTAGTTGCAATTTTAGCAATGGTAGGAATTTTTAGGGCGGCTGATACTATTGAACTGTGGTTTCAATCACAGGTGCAGTCAAAATACAGCGTGATCGCTAGAAATATAGCTTTTCTCCTAAATACTCTCATCAAAATAGCACTAATTTTAACGAAAGCACCATTGTTAGCTTTTGCTTGGGTAACATTAGCCGAATTTGTAATGAGTGGGATTGGCTTGCTGATTGTTTACCAAGTCAGAGGAGCTTCAGTGTTGTCATGGCGTTGGAGTTTCTCTGCTGCTAAAACTCTTTTGAAAGAGAGTTTACCCCTAATTTTTTCGGGGTTCGCTATCATGATTTTTATGAGAATCGATCAGGTAATGTTAGGTCAACTGATCGGAAATAGCGAGGTTGGTATTTATTCTGCTGCTGTCCGTGTTTCGGAAATTTGGTATTTTATTCCGGCTGCTATTGTCTCTTCAGTTGCTCCTTCAATTTACGCAGCTAAGGAAAAATCTGAAAGTCTTTATTATCAGAGGATAGGACAATTACTCCGTCTATTGACGTGTATATCTTTTGCAATTGCTCTGCCAATGACATTCCTATCCGAAAGGATAATTATGATGATGTTTGGAAGCGGTTATGCACAAGCAGGGCCAATATTAGCAGTTCATATTTGGACTTCTTTGTTTGTATTTATGGGTCTTGCAACATCACCGTGGTTTATTGCTGAAGGTTTGAACCACGTTTCTTTAGGTAAAACTTTATTTGGTGCCATACTAAATATTTTTCTCAATTTCTTCCTGATTCCTAAATATGGAGGACTTGGAGCTGCGATCGCAACAATCATATCTCAAGCTTCTGCTGCTTTTCTGTGCAATGCATTTGATAAAAGAACCCAAAAAATATTTAATATTCAGTTGCGATCGCTTCTTCTTTTTTATAAAACTTGA
- a CDS encoding glycosyltransferase family 2 protein, with translation MDKNKIITSCLINNYNYAEFVSEAINSALNQTVKFDEIIIVDDASTDNSVDVIAKFTQSENIKCIFKEKNQGQLSSFNEGFLAATGEIIFFLDADDIYEPQYLENALNFYNRRNECDFLFCAYKKFGAEEGTFQTNAVDLDLGYSVIRTLCNGEWIGSITSTLSIRREIIRKFLPISNTEDWRVRADDCLVWGASLVGAKKFYMSNPLVMYRIHQNNQYHNKKFLDIDKNYEYKRFWKRNSLFNYILEKNYFSLPLLLAFTSLNELKTIPCPKNQDFISYLKIIFLFERNFYWKIKGIILLFNYFLKIFMAGKLKNSNR, from the coding sequence ATGGATAAAAACAAAATTATCACGTCTTGTTTAATTAATAACTATAATTACGCTGAATTTGTTTCAGAGGCAATTAATAGTGCTTTAAATCAAACAGTTAAGTTTGATGAAATCATTATTGTTGATGATGCATCTACAGATAATTCTGTGGATGTAATTGCTAAATTTACTCAATCAGAGAATATTAAATGTATCTTCAAAGAAAAAAATCAAGGACAACTATCATCCTTTAATGAAGGTTTTTTAGCTGCAACTGGAGAAATTATATTTTTTTTAGATGCAGATGACATTTATGAACCTCAATATTTAGAAAATGCCCTAAATTTTTATAATAGGCGTAATGAATGTGATTTCTTGTTTTGTGCATATAAGAAATTTGGAGCAGAGGAAGGAACATTCCAAACTAATGCAGTTGATTTAGATTTAGGCTATTCCGTAATCAGAACTTTATGCAATGGTGAATGGATTGGTTCTATAACATCCACACTGTCAATACGTAGAGAAATAATCAGAAAATTTTTACCTATTTCAAACACAGAAGATTGGCGTGTAAGAGCTGATGACTGCCTGGTATGGGGAGCTTCTTTGGTAGGCGCTAAAAAATTTTATATGTCTAACCCTTTGGTGATGTACAGAATACATCAAAACAATCAATATCATAATAAGAAATTTTTAGATATAGACAAAAACTATGAATATAAAAGATTTTGGAAACGCAATTCATTATTTAATTATATCCTTGAAAAAAATTATTTTAGTTTACCGTTATTATTAGCTTTCACATCTCTAAATGAGCTAAAAACAATACCATGTCCGAAAAATCAAGATTTTATTTCCTATTTGAAAATAATATTTCTATTTGAGCGTAATTTTTACTGGAAAATTAAGGGAATTATTTTGTTATTCAACTACTTTTTAAAAATTTTCATGGCTGGTAAATTAAAAAATAGTAACCGATGA
- a CDS encoding GumC family protein: MTMESLPQFEEVSIQKYLEVIQRRWLPLVGIFSIAVTLGCLYAFSLKPSYKAEGSLMIKTNRSSSLTGVSEDIGKLEALNLNDNPLETQVRVIGSNPVIGKTINSLQLKDNKGKLLSIPDLANQLKIEGIKGTDVVQLSYKSTNPELAAKIVNEVIKSYIDLNIKANQDEARTAKEVLVTEVPKAEEIVTRAESKLRIFKEQNKIVVLEQEAAAAVETISKLGNQLSESQAQLNNVTGRLEQLTSEAQVNPQQAVMESELSQAPGVQTVLTQLQEAESKLAVDRTRFSPEHPTIIDLQAKVAALQSLLKERTGQVAGKAQIREGSLQVGQLRQSLIADITRAQAERVGLERQIDTLSQQQAAYIKRANNLPKLEQKQRELERKLQAAQTTYETLLKKRQEIEIAQNQKIPNARVISLALVPEKAEGPRKILFIVGGGAVGLFLGIIVAFALDLIDRSVKTVKEAKEVLKYTVLGVIPTQSKNGKAHSSIAGIDRPIPKIIGRDIPYFPLGNAYQILQVNLKFLCSDKPLKSIVITSSVAKEGKSDVSANLAVTMAQGGRRVLLVDADMRHPIQHHIWGLNNTSGLSNVILGQVSLDAVVQEVMPNLEVLTSGVLHPNPVAMLDSQRMATLINNFSRDYDLVIFDTPPLSGIADAAVLSTLTDGMLLVVRPGVVDLSSANAAKEFLTQSGQKVLGIVINGVNIKNESSSYLPESKKLQIEQDLVSSSLTKFTKER; encoded by the coding sequence ATGACGATGGAATCTTTACCACAATTTGAAGAAGTAAGTATTCAGAAATATTTAGAAGTTATTCAACGGCGTTGGCTACCTCTAGTTGGAATTTTTAGCATAGCTGTTACTCTTGGATGCTTGTATGCATTTTCATTAAAACCCTCATACAAAGCAGAAGGAAGTTTGATGATTAAAACAAATCGTTCTTCCTCACTTACAGGGGTATCAGAAGACATAGGAAAATTGGAAGCTTTGAATCTGAATGATAATCCCCTAGAAACTCAGGTGAGAGTTATTGGCTCAAATCCAGTGATTGGCAAAACAATTAATTCACTTCAACTCAAAGATAATAAAGGCAAACTACTTTCGATTCCAGACTTGGCAAACCAACTAAAAATAGAAGGAATCAAAGGTACTGATGTTGTACAACTTTCTTATAAAAGCACTAATCCTGAACTGGCTGCCAAAATCGTCAATGAAGTTATCAAAAGTTATATCGACCTAAATATAAAAGCTAATCAGGATGAAGCACGGACAGCCAAAGAGGTTCTTGTAACAGAAGTACCCAAAGCAGAGGAAATTGTTACAAGAGCTGAATCCAAACTGCGGATATTTAAAGAACAGAATAAAATTGTTGTTCTAGAACAAGAAGCAGCCGCAGCAGTCGAGACAATTTCTAAGTTAGGAAACCAGCTTTCTGAATCTCAAGCTCAACTCAATAATGTTACGGGTCGTTTAGAGCAGTTAACCAGTGAAGCTCAGGTAAATCCGCAGCAAGCTGTAATGGAATCTGAATTAAGTCAAGCACCTGGAGTTCAAACAGTGCTTACCCAACTACAAGAAGCAGAAAGCAAACTGGCAGTAGATCGCACCCGTTTTTCACCTGAACACCCTACAATTATTGACTTACAGGCAAAAGTTGCAGCTCTTCAGAGCTTATTAAAAGAGCGGACAGGACAAGTTGCTGGTAAAGCGCAGATAAGAGAGGGAAGTTTACAGGTTGGACAACTGCGCCAAAGCTTAATTGCAGATATTACTCGTGCTCAGGCAGAGCGTGTCGGTCTAGAAAGACAAATTGACACACTCTCCCAACAACAAGCTGCTTACATCAAACGAGCAAATAATTTGCCAAAGCTAGAACAGAAGCAACGAGAGTTAGAACGAAAACTGCAAGCAGCTCAAACGACTTACGAAACACTATTAAAGAAACGCCAAGAGATTGAGATTGCACAGAACCAAAAAATTCCTAATGCTCGTGTGATTTCTTTAGCTTTAGTCCCTGAAAAAGCAGAAGGGCCTCGCAAAATCCTGTTTATTGTTGGTGGAGGAGCAGTTGGTCTTTTCTTAGGTATCATTGTTGCCTTTGCTTTAGACTTGATAGACCGCTCAGTGAAGACAGTTAAAGAAGCGAAAGAAGTCTTGAAATATACTGTTTTAGGAGTGATTCCAACACAAAGTAAAAATGGTAAAGCCCATTCTTCTATAGCAGGAATTGATCGACCTATTCCAAAAATCATTGGTAGAGATATTCCTTACTTTCCTCTTGGTAACGCATACCAAATACTCCAAGTCAACCTGAAATTCCTCTGTTCTGATAAACCACTCAAAAGCATTGTAATTACAAGTTCCGTTGCCAAAGAAGGAAAGTCTGACGTATCTGCAAATTTAGCTGTGACTATGGCTCAGGGGGGGCGTAGAGTGTTGTTAGTAGATGCAGATATGCGTCATCCCATACAGCATCATATTTGGGGGCTAAACAATACATCGGGACTAAGTAATGTCATTCTTGGTCAAGTCTCTTTAGATGCAGTTGTTCAAGAAGTGATGCCTAATCTAGAAGTTCTTACTTCTGGAGTTTTGCATCCCAACCCAGTAGCGATGCTAGATTCTCAAAGAATGGCAACATTGATAAATAACTTTAGCAGAGATTACGATCTAGTTATTTTTGATACGCCACCCTTGTCGGGTATCGCAGATGCTGCTGTTTTAAGCACTCTCACTGATGGTATGCTATTAGTCGTTCGTCCTGGGGTAGTTGACTTAAGCAGTGCGAATGCAGCTAAAGAATTTTTAACTCAGTCAGGACAGAAGGTATTAGGGATAGTAATTAATGGTGTGAATATTAAAAATGAATCTAGTAGTTATTTACCTGAAAGCAAAAAACTACAAATTGAACAAGATTTAGTATCTAGCAGTTTAACCAAATTTACTAAAGAGCGTTAA
- a CDS encoding DUF3172 domain-containing protein, translating into MPSIILGATASTFISKNISYSYQINNTAFNADVCVQYDTSAIVTDTCVFSILNPLLQITTLLKKAVLEQEQCFRWCLAIARYVHSLI; encoded by the coding sequence TTGCCAAGTATTATACTTGGTGCTACTGCTAGTACTTTTATTTCCAAAAATATTTCTTATAGCTATCAGATCAATAATACCGCATTCAATGCAGATGTCTGCGTGCAGTATGACACAAGTGCAATTGTCACAGATACCTGCGTCTTTTCGATCCTAAATCCTTTATTACAAATAACCACACTCTTAAAGAAGGCTGTTCTTGAGCAGGAGCAGTGTTTTCGTTGGTGTTTAGCGATCGCCCGCTATGTACACAGCTTGATATGA